GTACAgctgcccatctctctctctatcttaactccttcagtatcatgtgtttccatattcattctggttactatttcattatttcatacagcttcagaaactcatgtggtgggattaaaatagtgaaggctctggccactaatcctctgatctccatagagcattctgaatgtcaataaaatggtctaatcacatataaatctcaaataaaaaatgtgtctcagtattaaagGGATTAAGCTCTAAGGCAACTACTAAATTAATGTCTGAGTACTTACTTCCACCAGGTGTTTTTTCTCGAGAAGGACACCTGCAATGGCTGAGATGATGTCCTCTCTGATGCTTCTCTTCAACTGAGTACAATTTCTAACTGGTTGTGTACTTTCCCTTGCCTTAAAGTGTTCTGTCCACATACTGCTACACTCAGAACTCTCTTCACCAACGACAGAATGATCTTTGTCCCTCATTGCATCAAGTGACTGTTGGGCAGCATTAGTTCTTTCTTTAATAAAACTATCAATTCTTTCTGAAACGCTGGTGTATTCAGATTCATTGACTCTTTCATCTCCTACTATACATATTCTCTTGGTAGAGGGAATCCGTAGcttatcttccttcacttcaaagccacacacaccaccaatctCCTGCACATACTCCAGGTAATCACAGTACTGACTCCTGCCTGCGTGTCTCCTTCGGTACTTGTGGCTGAAGTCGTGAGCACAGCAGGGAATCACAAAGAACCTGGTGTTGCATCCGGACTTTGCTGCCATGACAGGGATCCAGGGAGTCAGTTCGTCAGAGTGGTTGCCGATAAGCCAGTCGTAGTCAGGGAAAAGATTCTTGTCAGATGGTTCAATGGCATCTACCTGTTATCATAAGAACAACTTCATTCAAAATTGGTGTCATTTGCAATACATATCATAATTGTTTGCCATTAactacttcagtaccatgacacgttttgatatttattcttgctatgtggtgattttatatagcttcagaaacttacatgtggggattgaaatagtgaagactggttattaatcttttgtctaatcatacccaaaactcatgctagaaatgcatcccagtactgaaggaattaaaatgaGTATTTAATATATTACAAATACAATATTGTCAATCAAGCCACTGAACAAATATAAGATACTCCACTTCTTACAATCAATGAAAATCAAAATAATATTCATAAAAATAGTCAGAACATCTAGCCACCCTTCACCTTCCATCAgacattaacccttcagtactaagacacattttcaccttgagttttgggtgtgattggacaattttatatacattagaaagggtctgtggaggtcagaagattaatggccacagtcttcactattttaatcaccatataagtttctgaagctgtataaaatcaccaaatagtaaccagaatgaatataagaatGCATTGTGGTACTGAGCTGTAACTTGACTGTACCTTTAAGTTTACATGGCTTGGAAATAAGTCCCAAATCTTGCGCTTCTTTAAATCAATACCCAGTCCCTTGTGTCCCTCTCCTGACAGAATGTACACCAGCAGGCCATTGCCACAGCCAAGGTCAACAAAGGTCTGGAGGGAGACAAGGCCTTTCCTCTGCCTCTCTTGCTTCCACAGGAGGATGAGGTAAGCAGCTATTGCGATATCCTCATACACAAATTTCAGTGGATCTGTCACTTCTGGCCACATCTATTAGGTGAAGAAAACATACACTTCATAATTGATTTGTAGGTCTATTGTTCCCTGATAAAactgttcattcattttttttatctcagagATTcttttgggaaataattatcaaaggaaTCAATAATttgtaagacttttttttttttatgcaagagagaaaccaaccaagggcaacttatataaaaaaaaaaaaaaaaaaaaaaacacccacttcaaatgctagttcccttaaagagttagccaaaactcagggacaaatgtcttgaaacctcccttttgaaagaagtcaagttgtaggaagatggaaatacaaaagcagacagggagttatGGAACACCAACTTGTGAACATTTGGAATCTTCACAATATAAGACTGTTTTAGAAAGTGTAGGGCATACACTAGTCAGTATAGCAGACTGTACCTTCACTAGAGGCTTCCCATATTTCACCTTGAGCCTTTGATACACTTCATTGTACTCGGCAACATCAATGAGTTGCAGGGAGCCTCGGTTCTCCACAAGTCCCTCTTCTGACACTTCATTCATCCACTTCACCACTTTTGGAAGGACATTTTTCTTGAGCCACACCACACTGGCTTCCccatcctgctcttcctctgttGGCAAAGGGATGAATAAAACACAGCTGTATAACTATGTGTAATCAGCTTCCAGGAGAATGATGCAtagtattcttaaccccttgagaaccatgacacatttccatattcattctgcttactatttttggtgattctatacagcttcagaatcttatatgagggattaagatagtgaagattgtggtcattaattttctacctccatagactcttcctaatgtcaataaaatggtctaatcatatacaaatatcaaggtaaaaatgtgtcccagtattgaaggggttaagcatccATCAATGAACTATATCATGAAATACTGGCAGCAAATAAATAACATCAAATAAAGTCAATCACACTGTCTGAATGAGTGTGATTGCTGCAGTAAAtggtgaaaattatgaaaatctgCCAACTCATGCATTATTCATACATGTAGCCAAAGAAGTTCAGTGAAGGTAGACTGCAACTTCCCAGCCATTGAGTAATGCTTGTACCTCTGAAGTGTGACATGCAAACcccagtggtggtgaaggaaatggaGTAGTTGACTTTGGGATTGATGGACGGCTGAGCTGATTTTGTCTCGGTCATGTAAGatgctctcttcctctccccatctgCAAAACAAATTCCAGATtaaatatttctttacttttacacACTGAACTTAAGTGAATATATCTACAGTAGTTCTCTATTTTTACATGGGCtgttttatcaatcattctcATCACTCTCCTTGTACAGTGGGCTCATTCAGATTCCTTCAACACAAACAGTAATTGCATAGTGTGGCATATCACTATCAAATGAGCAGCTTTAGGACACACTCTTCAGCTTTAATCTCTATTACTCTCCTTTCCATTGTGAAGAAAGTACAAACAGTAAAGCAATGCCAGTCAAGGGTTCACACACTGTTACAACAAGGTGCTTTACATACCCAACAGTATTACCTCAGCAGCAGGTGAAAATTTGTCTACTTGTTTAGGGAGCACTTTCCGAATGACTGCAATGCTATGTGAGGCTTTGACTAAATACTCCCAAGGGATGCTCCATTTTGGTTCTTGACAGGTTGAAATGTTGTCATGCTGTGATTCGCTGCCTGTgtcactttcttttgtttctaagATATCATGGTCTTCTTTTGATTTTATATTATCACACAGAGAAAGTGATTTGAAACTATAACTTTCCAATTTCTTTTGAATCAAACTCATCTGAATACTAGAACTGTCAccaatttttatattttgatcaCTGTTTTGTTTGTCACAGCAATCACATTCAATTGTTTCAATCAAAGCTTTAATCAGTTCTTCCCTATTGAAATCTTCCTCACAAACACCAATCCACAGGTTGACAGTTCCACAAATCCTACGGTTTATGACGTGTGGCTTCTCAGTGAAAATTTTTACAGCTCCCCAGAACTGGTTGGGAACTGCTTCCACTTGTACTTCTTCTATGTTGGTTTCCATTGTGGATGTTCTAGAACAAAGGAGTTAGGAGAATATAGGTCATTTacaaatttattcatatttgctATTACATTTCTACAAGTAACATTAGAAGTATAAGTACAATCTCTGGATGATAACACAATGCAATTTAACACACAGTTCTAGggaatatatgaataaagaaattaatactCACAACTGGATTTGAGACTGAATGCCCtcacttctgtttctctgaatACTGCAAGGGGAAGAATGTAGTGATTGTTAGATTAATCACAGGACAGATTGGTAATGCTAAACTCATACATCcatcatttttctatctttgtgtTCATATATCCCTGCACTCACTGACATGTCTGCCTCAATATGAACACATGCATAGTCCacctactctaaagtggctcctgggtgtGTGTCTGAACAGTGCCttggagaatgtgtgtgtgtcagatcttgaggcaaaACTGTAGTCTGTCCTTGTGATAAGTGtggtgatcaacagaaaacaagcatcatttacatcaaatcaattatatcatcaataagctacagaGTGCTTTGAACCAAGGTGCCATTTTAGAGTAAACAGACTGTAGTAAGGTAGTAACAGTTGTTAGCTACCTTCTCAACAATCCACTTTCCGTCCTCCACAGCACGGGCAATGATCTGCTTCACCCGCTCTGGATCCGTCTCATCCGAGTGCTGGATGAATCCCTGCAGGTGAGGAGCAAACGCTAAGATGTTTTTATGGCATTCTTCTCAGTAatttcttgtatatttctctatatttgttCATCTTGATAACCTGCTTGACTCATACATAGCAGTAGTATAACTTCACAATTTGAAATCCAATTAACTTATAATAACACTGAAACTATACTGTACTGTACTTAAGTAACTCAGACCGATATTCAgaaacattttgctctctcaccacaactgtctatcaaaggccacaaagatatcAGCATTTTGCCAGTTAATAGTGtacaaatcttgttaatctgtctctagaatcacAGAAGCACATGTAAAATTCAATGTAACTTAaagtagagcctttgaaaatagttagaagtgtttcagaatacaggtctTAGAGAAGGTAATAAGCACCTTCTTATAACCTCAGCTACAACAGACTAATACACTCTgcacaatatattttttacctGCCGTATAAAATGACGATAATAACTCTGAGACTGGTTAGGGAGCTTTTTGCATTCTTTAAGGAGGTGCTTATATAACTGTTTGGATGTCTCAATGGAGGATCCCCACACAACCTTGCCGAGGTGAACCATTATTCACTCCTTGGCCCTAAAAGCAGGAAACAGCGTGTGGAGAAAAGCAAGTTAAGTCAAGTATATACAACCTTCCTACATAAAAATATCTACATCTACTTAAATATATAACTAAATGAACTATAGACAGAAATggtagttaaccccttcagtactggaacacatttttatcttcttactttgtgtacgattagaccattttatttacattaggaagggtctatggaggtcagaagattaatatccacagtcttcactatcttaatccccacatgagttcctgaaactgtgtaaagtcaccaaatagtaagcagaatgaatatggaaatgtgttgtGGTATTGAAAGGGTCAAAATCAAGAATATACAGCCTTCCAGCATAAAGATATTCACGTCTATTGGAATGTATAACTAGATGAActaaagacagaaacagaagtGAAGTCAAGTATATatacaccccgtttgtgaaattgcccatttcatgaaatgggcaaacccaattatgaaatgaacctaactaactaacctaacccaattcatgaaatgtgatggagtggccatttcatgaaatgttataataagaataattaaattaggttcatttcatgaattggtgAAGTCAAGTACATATAAACAACCAGCACAAAGATACAAACATCTACAAAACTGCATAACTAGACAAACTGCTgacaataatgaataataagatttatttttcatgtaagaggggaaaaactggccaagagcaacataaaacCCTCCCCTcaaaaaaagatccacttatagtccccttgcaggtggtgagagagagttaacaaaaaaaaaaaaaatagggataaatgccttgaaacctccctcgtaAATGAAATCATGTCATagaaagctggaaatacagaagtaggtaagagagttccagagttacaTCATAAATACCACATAGTAAATATTTAACGAGTAACACAACAATAAATGAGGCGGCGTAGGAATGTCTACCCAGgagtaatgagagaaaataacacgATTTGAATGAATAGTCTCAATAATCACACCATATCAAGAAAAAGGTAAATTTATAGTTTAATACAATATCTTTTATCTCTAGAGCcaggaaaaagattaaaaaacacTGATTGGACAGTACGCGAGATAATTTTAAGaagtcactagaatcacaaatttagtaataacaaaataaactaataaaacacGTGGAAAACTGAGTAAATAGGGCAGAAGACTATAATATTACATCACAGCGCCTTTCTATGTTTGTATTCCTTGTATTTGGGCGTGGAcgtcttctattctcttttttcttacagTATTATTGATCTATATACTGGTTGGTGGGAGGTTTTTAGTGTACCATGTGTTAATGTTTACCTGTGGAGGCTGTGatgtgatttctctctctctttttctctctttctctcttacgtaGTGTTATTTGTTTCAGTCTTTACAACGGCGCACTATTATgaacatctttttcttttgcctcttccttttttcttttttctttcttttttatttcgtttttttatatttatttattttacctgtttttctcccttctcctcctcctcctcctcctcctcttttttcttcttttctttaattgttgttgttgttgttgttgttgttcttcttcttcttcttcttcctatcagaATGTCTCTCCGGAAACTGGTTTTGTACTTAGAATTAACATCTAATTCGCACTTTGCCGATAGTGAACTAAGAACCTTTTACTAGTTGGTTAGATCTGGTGCAGTATgactagatctctctctctctctctctctctctctctctctctctctctctctttttttttccctcgatcGTGCGCCTGTACGCTCTCGGGAGGGAGTAGttctttactaatttatttatgCATCGTATTTGGGAATGTTTGGCAGAAATTGTGCAGCTTATGTATCAGCCAGTagctattcagaaacgctttgctctctcaccaaatcttgtcactctgcctctagaaacgtaaaaaagaaaaaaagaaaaaaaactttaaaaaactcgtgtaaatttaaataaaggtaAAGCACACAAGTGTTTGAGATTACGAATAATATATGTAAGACAAAAATTATCCTCCAAGTATGTTATCAAATATCATTCAAATGCATCTccatctctatctatttatgaagCATTTGTTTACTGTCTTACTTAGCAGTGGAAGGCAATGCTAAGACATGCTGAGGGCGAAGCAGCCTCGCCTGCCTACACGAAATACCGGCCTTCACGTGGGCAGTCATCAAAAAGCTTTCACTAGCGAGACAACAAGTTTCTCGTGTAAAGACCGCAAGTAATCTAGTACTTAGGTATCCCACAGGCGGAACAAATCTCACGGCTACAGACACCACAAGGGCGGCACAgatcctccctcaccttccacATGCATGAGGTTATCGTTGGCAGAGTCGAGGAACGCAGTTAAGTTGGATTGACTAGTGTTACTTTGACGACAGTGAAGTGTAagcctttaacctcttcagtatcatgactcgTTTTaatatacattctgcttactatttggtgatcttatgcaacttcaaaaatttatgtgaggattgaaatagtgtagactctgttcattaatcttctgacctccatagacatttcctaatgtcaatacacaaatctcaaggtaaaaatgtgtcccagtactgaagaggttaatgttttcagtactatgacacgttttcatattaattttgcttactatctggtgattttatgcagcttcagaaatttatgtggagggattaaagtagtgaaaaaACTGgtcaataatcttctgacctccatagactctttctagtgtcaataaaatcgacAAATCGTACtctaaactcatggtaaaaatgcatcccagtattgaagggttgaaacaaacataaagaaaggaagaattggTATTAGATATGCTCAGAACGGATCGTGTTAATTAAAgagatttattttattattattattactatcactgttgttgttgttgttgttgttgttgttgttgttgttgttgttgttgttgttgttgatgttgttttatGAGTGCACATATAAACCGTTCTCGTCCCCCACAAGAAGGGTTTGTTTTGGCACGTGACACTGCAGCTACataccgttttcttttcaatggACTTTCGTTCTGGTGGCGCGGCAAAAACTTCCACGTCAGCCTCGCCAGCAGGACTCACACGGCCACCTTTTTATGGCAGATTCACACAGCATATCATCATCACCGCTGCTGCCATTACCACCATTGTCtctgccattaaccccttcagtactgagacgcatgcGTTTGTGTGCgagtagacgattttatttacattaggaagggtctaaggaagtcagaagattaatgtccagagtcttcactatttcaatccccaacataagcttctgaatctgtataaaatcgccaaatagtaaccagaatagatataaaagcatgtcacggtactgaagggttaaacgTAGCTCATCACCCATGTTCTCTACTCGTAACCTGACTCACTCAAGACTTGCGAAATGGTGTACAGATAGTTAATTGAAATCACAGGCTTTTAACCGTTCCAGCACCAGGACACGTGTTAATATTccctctgcttactatatggtgattttttacagtttCAAAAACTTACATggagattaaagtagtgaagactctggccattaaatttctgatctccatagacccttcctaatgtaaataaagtcgtctaatcacatccaaaactcaaggtaaaaatgcgtccctgtactgaaggggttaaacgttaTTCAAAAGCGCggaagaatagaatgaaattgtcgtagtagtagtagtagtagtagtagtagtagtagtagtagtagtagtagtagtagtagtaatagtagtagtagtagtagtagtagtagtagtaacagtagtagtagtagtaatttcacaccacctcacctcaccgctGTGCCATATCCTTCAGAACATCCCCAGCCATGCACTGCCATCTGCCTCTGTTTTGCGTAGCTCTaggaaaatggtcgtggtgagatgagagagcaaagcgtttctgtgtTGCTCACCCTCCGTGCTCCCCACCGCCCCGCCAGCCTCTTCCTCATCGCCAGGGGCACGCTGCTCCCCCCGCCAAACACGGCCACTGGGTACTGCTACGCCCACTATACAATGCTACTCATGACCCAAATATGTACCACCcgtgaaaaaaagaatcaaggaGACTTTTTCAGtagccttttcttcttttttacagtAACGAATTGATGAAGACAAgattactgtttctctctctctctctctctctctctctctctctctctctctctctctctctctctctctctctctctctctctctctctctctctctctctctctctctctctctctctctatatatatatatatatatatatatatatatatatatatatatatatatatatatatatatatatatatatatatatatatatatatatatatatatatatatatcatctctctctctctctctctctctctctctctctctctctctctctctcctcccagagGTAGAAGGTAGACAAATGGGTCAGTGGTGTGCGAATGTTTCCCCGAGGCTCGGCGTgccccggtggtggtggtggtgatgacattaGCTGTGGCTGTGGCAGGTGGATGACCATGAGCCTCGGTGAGCTCGTGCCGCACTGGAGGACACTGACCTGCACCCTGCCGTGTTTGCTGAGAGATGAGCAGTACATTAACAAACTGACTCTTATATGTTGTACTGGTCTAAATATACATAGACAGAGGAACTTCTGGGTCAGGAGGGGCGTCGATTTCTCCCTCAGTAGAGGGGTGAACGCACGAACACACTCACACTTCTACTAGGCAGCTCTGGCAGCAGAATGGGCCAGTCAGTGCGCCTCGCGCCgtgagagagcgagggagtATGTAGCAAATCTCCCTCTCGACTTTCTCTCTCATGGCCTCGTAGGTCGGTAACCTGTGCAGGCATCAAAATCTCCTCCGTTTTCTAAAAGTTTCTTTAGTTAATGGAAACTGATATTGAAGTAGACAGTTGTCATAACGATGTGGCGTGTCATTCGTGTGGATTTTTGAAGACACTGAAATCACAACTTGTCCACATAAACTGAAAGACAGTGATCGTTTTGAAACGAGGAGAAACATGTCGCTGCATTAGAAGCCTGCCAGCCAGACGCTGTCTTGCTCCAGACGACCTGAACACACCCGGCACTGGTTGAGGTGAGTCCAGCACACCTTTGTCGCCTTCACTTGTGCGATGACACTCAATACTGTGCGACAACAGGCCGAGCTTTACTTGATGAACCCGGAATCATCTGGTGATAACCTTTGGGAGACTCGTGTCAAGGTCTCAGTCAAGACGAGCCGTCACCAATGAATGAAGCAAGTGATAAcagcacacacactttcttcatttcttcctcactGTACTCTCCTGTTCAGAAATGCAACTTATATGGCATTCAGAACTCGCCGCCGCATGGCTGAGCGTTTCTCCTCCACGCTCAACACTCGCTGTTTGGGAAGATGAGGATGTTGATAAGTGTCAGTTTACATAACCGAGGTTTTTGTTTACCTTGCCGGATGTGAGAtaaaacaaacttttttttcccccctctcgGTCTCAAGGATGGTGCGAACTTCTGACATTTTATTACACAGGACCACTTTTCCATGTCGTCTTACTTTTTGTTGGAATTGCAAAGCCAACCACTGGGCGCGCTGAGCAGTCTCAGGTAAACCAGAAATCTGCCGCCTTCAAATACCAGTTGGCCTATCTGGTGCACTGCTCTGCCAAGGAAAAGTACACCGGCCGCTCTTGAGACGGAACGCTGACCGGAAGAAAACTTACTGTCTATTAATTGATTAATTGATAACATTCGAAGGTCGTTTCGTTGTGACTCAATAATGTGTTAATGAAATTCCTGAAACGTCATATTGATATCTTATGCCGATTCCGGAGTATTTATCAGTATTGCTTTGGCCTTGAGGCGCGTGGTGGGTCATCCACCTTCTACCGCCTGGCCATGCTGTCCACCATGTCACATGCCACTGTCTTCCACGCTGCCACCTGCCATTCTGTCCTTCACGCTGCCTCTCGCCGCCTCACCACCTTGTTTTCTCCTGATCTTGCGAGTGTGACGACCTTGGTCAATATTTACTTGTTGGTGAATCTTCAGGTCACCTTGCTGGCCAAACACGCTGGGTGACCTTGGCTCGGACCAGGTATTGGTGTTCGTCCGCTCTTGTGTAGCACCTCCCCACGCTCAGGCAATCACCAGCCAGTCAATCTTCGTTCAAAATATCCCTTTCTCGATGATTTATTTCTTCCCTGACCTCGTTACGCTGTCGCCCTCGCTGTCACTTTTCCTCGCGtgacttcctctcccatcacttcAATCTTCGTGATACTCGTATACAGAATCACCAAGTTTGTTCTTAGATGATATAACCTTACAACTCAGCATCACCGAcataacccctttagtaccataacgtatttctatattcattctacttactgtttggtgattttatacaacccCAAATATATATgaggggggattaaaatagtgaagactgtgactattaatcttctgacctccatagacccttcctaatgtcaatgaaatggtctaatcgtacacagatctcaagataAATATTCGCCCCAGTGCTGAAGAGGGTTAATCTGTCTGTATTATTATGAGATGAAGTCCTCTGCTCATTCGTACAGTGTCCTTTAGTGTGAAGAAACTTGTGAAGGTGTTACTGACTATATGAAGATTTGAAACATTTCGTTGTGATGCCCAGAATgccaggaggagagaaggaaaagtgtatTATTGTAGAAACCgtatagaaaagaagaggacgTTATATATGTTTGAAAATAGATATACGTGCGGAAATGAAGAGAACAGTGCATTGATTttagatgagagaaaataaaaacgaaagaaaaaagaaaacagaagatctAAATAGCGAGGCGGGACATGTAAGGAGTTGCCGCTCTAAAGACGAAAACTTGACCAACCACTCAACTCAACATATCGTCCTATCACTACCACTGACAAACTGTGGGAGTAGTGGAGGATACTGTGGTTGTCAGGGTTGCTTTAATGATTCCACTGATGTGTAATACTCCAAATCACCAGtgggaaagtaaaaagaagcaTGGGAACTCGTGTCTATGGCCTTTGCAGTGTCATGGTGGAAGAACAAAGCGTTTAAAAAGAGGAGCCTTTACGCGATGGTGGTTGTAATGAAGgttgtgatggtgctggtgattACATAGataatggtgattgtggtgacaGTGGGAAGCAGAGGGAGTGGCGGTGAAagaatcgtggtggtggtagtagtggtggtgaagacgACAGAatggaggtagtagtggtgacagttgtggtggtggtagtattgggagtggtggtagaagtggtggtggtgagctgtgTTCAAATTCCTTCTCAGACGCGACCAGTAAAGCTTATATAAAACAGGTTCATTATTTTGTAAACTTTATCCTCTTACCTATTATTCAAgaccactgagatgattagcctTGTTattatgtagaaatctcgttaatccaTCTCTAGAACAGAAAAACTCCTTAAAAAGCCAGGTGGTTCATAATTTTgtaaactttcctttttttctatttttcaaagccactgagatgattagcctggttATTATTGTAGAAATCTCGCTAACTCGTCACTCGAAAATaaaacttccttaaaaaaagTACATGTCTCTACAACTATACCTTTTTTTCTAAATGTGCTGGAGGTGCGGTGTTGAAGTGATCTCCATTAAAATTTATAAAAACTGTACGTAACCTtcctgttttgctctctcaccatcactgctttccaaaggctgtagTCGAAAATACTCGTATTCTTAACtgcatttttatggttctggtgacagattagcaagatttctagtttataaaaaggagaaactgtcttgaaaacccgactagtAGTGGAAAATTATCAAAATGAGCGGGGAAGAGGAATATAAGCTTGAGTGTGTTATTGAGTATAGCCATCACTGCAAGACGTCACCTCAGCTTGAGCCATTATTCAGAAacgtcttttcctctcactacgacacttttccaaggccacagagacacctagccgagttttcaagacagtttctccttttaatgaactagtaatcttgccagtctaccaccagaaccataaaaatactcttaaaaacacgagcatCCACAAATGGAccccttggaaagcagtgatggtaagagagcaaaggaTTTCAGAATACGAGTTTAGACACAGTAGCGCCGCCTCGTCTATCGCTGCAACAGACCCACGATCCGCCTCTTCCGCCACTTCCTTaccgattatctct
The window above is part of the Portunus trituberculatus isolate SZX2019 chromosome 14, ASM1759143v1, whole genome shotgun sequence genome. Proteins encoded here:
- the LOC123503829 gene encoding probable tRNA (uracil-O(2)-)-methyltransferase, which translates into the protein METNIEEVQVEAVPNQFWGAVKIFTEKPHVINRRICGTVNLWIGVCEEDFNREELIKALIETIECDCCDKQNSDQNIKIGDSSSIQMSLIQKKLESYSFKSLSLCDNIKSKEDHDILETKESDTGSESQHDNISTCQEPKWSIPWEYLVKASHSIAVIRKVLPKQVDKFSPAAEVILLDGERKRASYMTETKSAQPSINPKVNYSISFTTTGVCMSHFREEEQDGEASVVWLKKNVLPKVVKWMNEVSEEGLVENRGSLQLIDVAEYNEVYQRLKVKYGKPLVKMWPEVTDPLKFVYEDIAIAAYLILLWKQERQRKGLVSLQTFVDLGCGNGLLVYILSGEGHKGLGIDLKKRKIWDLFPSHVNLKVDAIEPSDKNLFPDYDWLIGNHSDELTPWIPVMAAKSGCNTRFFVIPCCAHDFSHKYRRRHAGRSQYCDYLEYVQEIGGVCGFEVKEDKLRIPSTKRICIVGDERVNESEYTSVSERIDSFIKERTNAAQQSLDAMRDKDHSVVGEESSECSSMWTEHFKARESTQPVRNCTQLKRSIREDIISAIAGVLLEKKHLVEVDVGGGVSVKWQRGGSVALGDLARRLDRHLLAAMKKECGGLQTLLKNYRYIFNISNGEVSLQVPEPAWKKSSSSLVKTKLCWFHANHVAGCPLPPTCMFAHGEEDLRCKPNS